Proteins from a single region of Dethiosulfovibrio peptidovorans:
- a CDS encoding tyrosine--tRNA ligase, which translates to MSENGFTILEERGYIEWSSHPQEMEALFQEGRVTAYVGFDPTADSLHVGHLVPLMGLAWLQRLGHRPILLAGGGTGMIGDPSGKSKERNLLSIEQIRSNVEAVKEQLAHFVSFDSGETGAILVNNYDWLSSISFLDFLRDVGKHFTVNYMVAKEHVRSRLTNPDKSISFTEFSYTLLQAYDFLHLHRTYGCRLQMGGNDQQGNIVSGLDLIRKTDGAQVYGTTNPLLLTSSGTKFGKTEEGAVWLDPKRTSPYRFYQFWVNTEDVQVETLLKLFTFMPLDEIARIMELHREAPERREAQKALAFAVTALLHGRGAAQTSRRASDILFGGGFDPVDLSSDMMEILASEAPFSRVSIPSALPDLMVAAQAASSKGEARRLVCGGGVSLNGRRIDDDRLEVDSSWLLESGYLFLKVGKRRFFVVQAENL; encoded by the coding sequence ATGAGCGAAAATGGGTTTACGATTCTTGAGGAACGGGGATATATCGAGTGGAGCAGCCATCCCCAGGAAATGGAGGCCCTGTTTCAGGAGGGGCGAGTCACGGCTTATGTGGGGTTTGATCCCACGGCGGACAGTCTTCATGTCGGGCACCTTGTTCCCCTGATGGGTTTGGCCTGGCTTCAGCGTCTGGGGCATAGGCCTATTCTTCTGGCCGGTGGTGGGACGGGCATGATCGGCGATCCCTCGGGGAAGAGTAAGGAACGAAACCTTCTGTCCATTGAGCAGATTCGCTCCAACGTGGAGGCTGTTAAGGAGCAGCTTGCCCACTTTGTGAGCTTCGATTCGGGGGAGACTGGGGCGATTTTGGTCAACAACTACGACTGGTTGAGTTCCATATCCTTTCTCGACTTTCTGCGAGATGTGGGAAAGCATTTTACTGTAAATTATATGGTGGCCAAGGAACATGTTCGTTCGAGGCTGACCAACCCGGATAAGAGCATTTCCTTTACCGAGTTTTCTTATACTCTGCTTCAGGCGTACGATTTTCTCCATCTTCACCGGACGTACGGGTGTCGACTTCAGATGGGAGGGAACGATCAGCAGGGGAACATCGTGTCGGGGTTGGACCTGATCCGGAAGACGGATGGGGCTCAGGTGTACGGCACTACCAATCCGCTGTTGCTCACCTCTTCGGGGACAAAATTTGGCAAAACTGAAGAGGGAGCGGTATGGCTCGATCCCAAGAGGACATCGCCGTACCGGTTCTATCAGTTTTGGGTGAACACCGAAGACGTTCAGGTTGAAACGCTGCTTAAGCTCTTCACTTTTATGCCCTTAGACGAGATTGCTCGTATTATGGAGCTCCACAGGGAGGCTCCCGAACGTCGAGAGGCCCAGAAAGCTTTGGCTTTCGCCGTTACAGCCTTGCTTCACGGACGAGGAGCTGCCCAAACCTCTCGACGAGCCAGCGATATTCTCTTCGGTGGAGGCTTTGATCCTGTGGATCTTTCTTCCGATATGATGGAGATTCTGGCCTCGGAGGCACCTTTTTCTCGGGTGTCCATTCCATCAGCGTTGCCCGATCTCATGGTGGCAGCTCAGGCGGCCAGTAGCAAAGGCGAGGCTCGACGACTGGTGTGCGGTGGTGGCGTTTCGTTGAATGGGCGGCGTATCGACGACGACCGTCTGGAGGTCGATTCTTCCTGGCTGTTGGAGTCTGGGTATCTCTTTTTGAAGGTAGGGAAGCGGCGGTTTTTCGTCGTTCAGGCTGAGAACCTGTAG